The bacterium sequence AGCAGAAACACCGTTACGAAGATCTGATTCAGCACGAGCATCAAATGAACGTTTCTTATATGCAGCAAATTGCGGAATCGCAATCGCAGCTAGAATACCAATGATCGCAACAACCACTAGTAATTCAATCAATGTAAAACCCTTTTGGCTTTTCATAATAAAATAACACTCCTATTTTCCTGTTAGTAATGAAACACGCTTATACAACTATGCGGAGTAAATTCGCGTCCCGATAATACGTTAGATAGCAAATAGAATGCCAACCAAGCTTTGTCACCGATAAAAATGAAAAAATAATACTTTCTAGCTAGTTAGATTTGCAGTTTTAACAGGCGAGAAGTAGGGTTTGGGCGATGAGTTGCCATATTTTGCAGCAACTTTCGAGTTAGTGACAATTTACCGATCAGCAAGTCCTTGAGAAGTGACTAGGAGAAACTATGAGAAGTATAATTTATTTATTGATCCTCATCTTACTCGCACCACTCCCAATCTTTGCCCAAGTAGCGGACAAAATGTTGCCAGCCGAGACGGACCGCTTAAGTTCGGAAATTAACAAAAGTGTGATGAGTCCTTATTGCCCAGGGATAACACTTTCGGATTGCGCATCCCCAGATGCAAAGCGCTTACGTGATGAAATTCGGCTTTGGCTGGGTCAAGGACTCGGTCAAGAGCAGGTGATGCAGCGCTTGCAGAGTCGTTATGGCCATTCTGTGCGTGGACAACCAGAGATTTCAGGATTCGGTTTTTTAGCCTGGTTTATGCCAGCTGGTGTGATTTTTATCGGAAGTTTGCTAGTGCTTAAATCATTAAATGCCAGAAAGTCTAGATAGCATGGGAAAAAATTATGATGATTAAAGAACAGATTACAGATCATTTAAAAGATGCAATGCGTGAGCGCAATCAGCTGAAGATTAATACCTTACGCGGCATTATCGCGGAAATTAAGAAAATCGAGATTGATACGCGCAAAGAGTCTGACGATACAGTTACAATGCAAGTTCTGCAGAAGGAAATTAAAAAGCGCAAAGAGGCTGTAGAGTATGCAAAACAAGGCAATCGTCAGGATTTACTTGATCAATATCAAGCAGAAATAGCCTTAGTTGTAGCTTATTTGCCTGAGCAATATTCCGAGGAAAAATTGTTGGCGATTATGCAGGCTTTAATTGGCGCTGGAGCAAATAACATTGGTGCAATTATGGGTGGCTTGAACCGCGAGCATAAAGGTAAATTTGACGCAAAACAGGCTAGCGAGATGGCAAAATCCTTACTGAGTAAGTAGTGCTGCGCGTTTGGCTGATTGGACTAGGTGATTCAGTGTGTTTAAAGCCTTTTCCGGAATGGCTTGAGTTCGTGTTGCCCAATTTAGGTATTGCCCTGCTGAGTCGCCATCTAAAGTTATTGTAAAAGCCTCAATACCTTTAAACAAACACTGCGCACGAAAATCTTCAGTAGTTGCTTCGCAGCGTTTCATGGCGAGATGAAGAATTTCAGAACTTGAGGGCATTAGCGGAGATGCGAGGTTTGTGTATAGCTGTAAAGCTTCATAGACTTCCTTGTCAGTTAGCCCAGCCAAGGGAAGTTCTTGAGAAGTAGCTTTATTATTTTTGCTTACCGACTTCGTTTTTTCTACTTTTGCTTGGCTCTCGATAGTTGTAACTATTTTTTTATCAACTCCAGTAATATAGCGTAAGAGTTGAATTTGTTTTTCATTAGGACCAAATGCAGGGGTGTTTTGTTGATACAACGCTAAGAGCACTAATGCTTCTCGACATTGAGTGCGAGCCTGCTCCCAACCGCTATAAAATTCTGTAGTCCCCTCCGGACACCAAGTCTGAGCCAAGGCACGTGCAAAAGTTGCTAGGTTATTGGTGGTCTTCAAATATTCTGCGGTTAAACTCTTGCGCGTTGCGGCAGTTCGCATCGCACGGTCAAAAACTTCCATAATCACACGGTCAAACAAAACTCCGTGATTTGCAAAAAAGTCTTTGGCTGCGTGATAGGCAAGCTGAGGGTACTCGAGTGTGTGAATCACACCATCCCCTGCGAATTCTCTTGGAAAAATCCGCAATTCTCGACTGAGTAAGTCATCGATTGAATTGATTGAGATTTTCGCCAAATCTTCCTTGATTTCGCTTTGTGCATACATCATCTCAAGTTGCGTTAAAGAGAGTGCTGAACTTGAGCCCAGGATGATTAAATCATTGCCATTCACGAACACTCTAACTTCAGGAAAAACACTGTTGAAGGTGCGCAGTACTAACTTGAGTGTATCTTTGGACATGAAGTAGGCGTGAAACCATTGGGTGAAAATGCCCTGTTCTGAGAGTTTGGAGAATGCGAGTTGATAAAATTCTTTGGTATAAAGCCTTTCCACGCCACTAACCCAAGGATTACTTGGTTCAGAAACGATAATTCCTTGAATTTCCTTATTGCCTCCAAGCACTCGATAGGCGTCTCCAATTTCAAATGAATGTTCAGCGTGCTTGGTAATGAAACCATTGGCGAAATCAAAAAATCCGGCAAAGTTTTTAACGAAAGGCGCGATCTCTATAGACTTAATAGTGCTAATTGCGAAACGATTGAGGAAAGTTCCAGCAGTAATGCCGGTACCAAACCCGACAATTGAGACTGCAGCATCACGTCCAGGGAAAAAGAGTTGCGGTAAGTATCCAAGCAGTTTTGTTGTGGTTAAGTCGCCACCGGATGTTGCTCCATCGGATTTTCCGTTCACTAGTAAGGAGCGGCTATAATTTACGCCAAGTTTCTTAATTTCCTCTGGGTCGAGAACTGCCTCTTCGCGAACAGACACGGAAGTGTTCGGGTCGTCTTTATGCGCGAGTAATTTCTGATTGTTGGTAATCGCGGAATATAAAGCATTAGGTCCAAGGTATGTTTCGGGTAAAGCATGCTGAATGCGATATAATCCAGATGCTAAGTTTAGGTAATTCCAACTGGGCAGTGCAATTACTACAAAAAACAGTAGCAGTGCTGCCATGCCCCCTACCGGTCGGGCTGTGCTAGCATTTGGTAGGGCAACAATCATGCTTAAGATTGCTAATGCCGTTGTAATTTTTAGCAGCAAATCCAGATCAATCCAGTAGAGCGCCAGAAAACCTCCGATTAACGCACCGAAAACACAACCAACAGTATTAATCGCATAGAGAATACCAACAGCAGAACCAAGCTCTCCGAAGCCAACCGTTACAGAACTAAACACCAGAGGCATGCAGCGACCCATTGCGCCAACAGGGATTAGTAATAAAGTTAAAGTAATCAGGAATAATAAGAACTGAAATAAATAAAATGACCATAGCGTGTCTGTCAGCAGGCTGCGCACTACGTGGATAATGTAGGGGACGTAGGGGACGGTTAAATATAGTAATATTAGTCCAACTGCGATTGCTAATTGATTTTTCCAAACCAAAGGTAATTTTTTTACTTTGTGCTGTGAGTTCCCGGTTAATGTAGCGGAACCGAGGGCAAGCATTGAGATGAATACTGCCACTACAATCGAAAAGACATACTCACTTGAACTAGCTGAAAGCGCGATTACTCGAATAATGATGGTCTGTAGCGCTAGCGAATAAAATCCATTGAGAAAAGCAACTCCTGAGGCTTGAGAAAGAGTGAGCGTGCGCGCCTCAAGGGGGTTACTGTCAACGAGCTCTGCATCATAAAAATCCTCATCAATTGCCTTGAATCGCTCAGGTCCGATGAATTCGGCAAGAAACAAAATCCCAATGCCTCCGATGAAGTTTCCAGCGGCGGCGATGGAAATAGTCCCAGGTAGTCCGTAGTTTTCGATCAGGAAAAATCCACTGGCTAGCGCCCCAAAGAATGCTCCAGCTGTATTCACAGAATAGATTTTTGCATGCACACTTGGCGCATCGCTCATGCTGCGTGCTAGCCCTTGAGTAAGAAGTGGCAGCGTTCCACCCATCAGCAAAGTTGGCAGTCCGATCAATGCGACAGCAGTGCTACAATCAAGTATGAATCCCTTGACTCCTGGAAAGGAGGTAAGGCCGATTGATTCCCAGACAAGATGGTAGAGATCGGAGAATAATATCCCCCAAATTGCGATGCAGATTTCTGCAAAGCCGCAAAGTCTTAAGAGAAAATCTGCAGCTCGATTTTTTGAGAGAATTCCAAAAAAGTGGTACCCAAGGCTAAGTCCACCAAGAAAAATTGCTAAAATTAATGCTGCTGCCTGAGCTTGGCTACCGAGAATGTTTGCTAAGTATTTATGCCACGTAACTTCGTAGACTAAAGCTGAAAAGCCAGTAATAAATGTCAGAAGCAGTACTAGAAATCTAATCATTGGTCTTAGTTTAGTACGAGAGTGCCGCTGCTCCAATAGGGAAAATTTATCACTATTCCTAGGCCAAAGCCTTGGTCTTAGCTATTTGTTAGATGGAATCGCCAAGTGCACTAATTAAATTCACGCGTATCGAAGATAAAGGCTGCAAGAATGAGCACAATCATACTGTAACTTAAGCAATAGACTACTGCCCAGGTTGCCTCTGGGGCAGAGATCGGGTGTCCATAGACGAGACGATCGGCGAAGTTGAAATTATTCAAATGCGGCAAGATTGTTCGAAAAAGTTTTGCCATTGGAATTAATTCTGGTCGTGTGAATTCTCCACTTGTAAAAAAATAATTAATATATTCAATCCCGCGGCCACCGAGATATGCAGCGAAAGTAAATAAGCCACTCAAGATAGTAGTAACAACCAGCGATGAGAAAAACATTGTTACTGCGCAAATGACAATAATCTCCAGAATTGTCATAAAGATGCCTTGCAGAAACAGTAAGTCCCACTTACCCTCAATGAAAAATGTAAGTGTCATGACACATGCTCCCATGAGCATAATGATGATACTGGTTGTAAATGCCAGGCCAAGAAATTTTCCAACAATAAATTCAAGTCGCGTGACTGGTTTGGAGAGGATGTTGTAAATAGTTTTTTGTTTAAGCTCCTTGTTGAGTAAACTTACGCCAGAGATAATGGCAACAACTGCTCCAAAAAAAGAAATTGAAAACAGTCCAAAATCCTTAACTACTTTAGCGTGGTCTCCAATTGAAACCGAGCCGAAAACAGCGGCAATTGCGATCAGTAAGGCAACAAAGAAAAAAACAGTGAACAGCACTTTACTGCGAATTGCTTCACGAAATGTATTTTGGGCAATAGTTATAATTTTCATAGTGACTTAAGCCTGAGTAGTTTCGATAAATATTTCTTCAAGTGATGGACGCTTTTGTTCAAATTGTTCAATCATTAACTGAGCATTGCGTGCTTTATCCAGTACCAGATAGGCATGTTCTTGATTATTAAATTCGAAAAGTAATCGCACTCCGGTTGTAGACGAGATCTGACGGACTTTTGTGGCAATGCGATGGAATTCAGAGAGGACCTCAGCGCGCTCTTTTGTTGCAGAGACCACAAGTTCATAAGCTTTAGCCTTAAGCTCTGCAGTATCTTTTAAGTCTAAAATCCGCTTCATCTCGCCTTTAACCATGATTGAAACGCGGCTACAGATCTCAGCAACATCGGAGAGTATGTGAGAAGACATGAATATCGTTGTCCCGGCTAGATTTAGATCTGTAATTAGTTCGCGCATAGCGCGTCGACCAAGTGGGTCGAGCCCAGAAAAAGGCTCATCCAGGATCAGTAAACTTGGCTGATTAACGATGGCTTGAGCAAAGCCTAAGCGCTGCTGCAACCCTTTGGACAAGGTTCTAACCTTACTGTGTGAGCGGTCGTCCAGGCCGACTAATTTTAGGACTTCACGGATGCGGTCTTTTTGAAGTTTGTTAGGTATTTCATGCAGTGCAGCAAAAAATTCCAGTGTTTCTTGTACTGAAAGATGATCATAGAAATAAGGTTGTTCAGGTAAATATCCAATTTTAGATCGTGCTTTAACATCCTTGCTGATTTGTTTGCCTTCGAAAAATATTCTCCCACTAGTCAGATGAATCAGGCCTAGAATACATTTAATTGTTGTTGTTTTACCCGCTCCATTGTGTCCTAGATAGCCAAAACTTTCACCCCTTCGGATTTCCAGAGAAACATTTTGCACTGCTTTGCGGGCACGAAAGGTCCAATTCGAGCGGAAGTTTTTAGCTACATTTTCTAAAGTTAAAATGTGATCACTCATTTGGGTTGGTTCCTAATTGCTGTTGATTTAAGAGCAGTTGGTGCTGCGCTTCTGCTTGCTTGCTGACATGAAAGCGTAGCGGCTTTTGACCTGAGCTTGTGACGAATGTTTTAGTTTGGGGATCGTAAGAATATTTTCCGCCAAAGGGATCGAGGGGGAGGCGCGTGATCACTCCCGCACGAATCAATTCTTGAATTGATTGTAAACTTTTTCCGGTTTGATTCTGATAGATATTCTTTGCTTTGTCTAATGCAGATAGATCGCGCGCAAGTTTTGCCTGGTTTAAACGTTCTTCTAGGGCTTTCTTTGATGTTTGGTCTTGTGCAGTTTTGAGTATGTTTTCTAGGAATTCAATTGCCGACTCCGGAGTGGCAGTATTCACTAGCAATCTCGAGGCGATTGAAGCAAGAAAGATTGGAGCGTCGGGAAGTTTTGAAGAGCGTTCAAAGTCGATTCGCGCTTTATCCATATCATTTAAAAAATACCAAAATGTAAAACCCCGCAGATAGAAAAAGCGCCAGTACTGTGGGTGAGTGGCGATCCCCTTGCTTAAGATTGTGATTGCGCCATCAATATCTTTGGCTTCCCAACTGAGTAGATTCCCACAAAATTCATAAACGTGCTCCGCGTTTTTATCTAAATCAGTTACCAGGTTGCACATGTGGGTAAGCCAACGATAGTCTTTGTCGCTACCATAGTGCTTACCAAAGTAACTCAGAGTGTTAAACCAAAGGATGTCGCCGAGGAAATTATTAAAACCAAAACTCAACAACTTAACAAATGGAGCAGCGGGGAGGTATAAAGGGGTGCGACTTTCATCTTTCTGGTCATGACTTGCCCGTTCTTCTTCAAGAAGAAATAACGCCTTGGGCATAATTACAGTTGAAAGCCCAAGAATTAAAATCAGCACTACTCTTATCATACTACAATAATTTACAAGCTAAATATTTACTGTGTCAATTTCTAGATCGATGTATGTTTGGTGCGGGCAGCACAACTCCATGATTATCCCCGAGGACATATTAGTTTATAGCAATTTGAGCAAATCTTTTAGCTGCCTCGCAGCACTGATCCCCTATATTATTCAGCAAATTTCAACTGATGCCGGGGCGGCACTCGGTATCCTAAAAGCAATTAGCGACTTGCTTTTTCTTCTACTAGTACTGCAGCTCCTGGGTGCTTCGGAGTTTTTTAAGCAAAATTTACGAACGCAACTGGTCAGTGCGCTGTGTCTCTATAGTGTTTATCTAAGCAGACCTGCTTTGACACTCATACTCGATCTTGTAATTATTTCTTTGATCATTAACTTAAATCGCAACAGCCAAAGATGGTTCCTACCCCTCCTTGCGATTCTATTTAGCACAGATAAAATTCTCGTTGGATTATTCCTGCTCACATTTTTTAAATTTAAAACACAGACGCAAAAAATTATTTATCTAATTGTAGGCGTTAGTTTGATCGCTGCTTGGCTCTCTTTATTTAGGGCAGACCCACTGGAAACTTCTGCGCTTTTTGCTGCAGGGAGCCTGCGAGCAATTAACTATGCTGCAATAGCAATGTCTGCGCAGAGTAGAGATAGTTATTTAATCTCGACACTCAGTTCTAACTGTCTAGCAATCATTGTGATCTTGGCGGCATTTTTTTCAGTGCAAGTGCGGCAAATCTTGCAAAATAAAACAATTGCTTGTTCGGGTCGGGAGCTATGCTTGTTCTTCCTTGCGCTTTATAAATTAGCATATGCGCAATTAGCTTTGATTGTCGGACTATTCCACGCCAAGAGTTTAATTTGTTTCTCACCTCAACCGCAGCGTTTACGACTAAGTCAGAGGCAATCTGGCTTACTGACTATTTTGGGGGTTGTGCTTGTGCTCTATGCAAGCCACTCCGAGAACAGAAATGATCAAGTTGGCCCGCAAATTTTTAAATTTTGTGCTCAATACGAATTCGACACTACCTCAAGAATTTTCATTCCGAACCTACGATTCGCTCCACAGTTTTGCA is a genomic window containing:
- a CDS encoding ABC transporter permease subunit gives rise to the protein MKIITIAQNTFREAIRSKVLFTVFFFVALLIAIAAVFGSVSIGDHAKVVKDFGLFSISFFGAVVAIISGVSLLNKELKQKTIYNILSKPVTRLEFIVGKFLGLAFTTSIIIMLMGACVMTLTFFIEGKWDLLFLQGIFMTILEIIVICAVTMFFSSLVVTTILSGLFTFAAYLGGRGIEYINYFFTSGEFTRPELIPMAKLFRTILPHLNNFNFADRLVYGHPISAPEATWAVVYCLSYSMIVLILAAFIFDTREFN
- a CDS encoding ABC transporter ATP-binding protein; its protein translation is MSDHILTLENVAKNFRSNWTFRARKAVQNVSLEIRRGESFGYLGHNGAGKTTTIKCILGLIHLTSGRIFFEGKQISKDVKARSKIGYLPEQPYFYDHLSVQETLEFFAALHEIPNKLQKDRIREVLKLVGLDDRSHSKVRTLSKGLQQRLGFAQAIVNQPSLLILDEPFSGLDPLGRRAMRELITDLNLAGTTIFMSSHILSDVAEICSRVSIMVKGEMKRILDLKDTAELKAKAYELVVSATKERAEVLSEFHRIATKVRQISSTTGVRLLFEFNNQEHAYLVLDKARNAQLMIEQFEQKRPSLEEIFIETTQA
- a CDS encoding prepilin-type N-terminal cleavage/methylation domain-containing protein encodes the protein MKSQKGFTLIELLVVVAIIGILAAIAIPQFAAYKKRSFDARAESDLRNGVSA
- a CDS encoding cytochrome c-type biogenesis protein CcmH, translating into MRSIIYLLILILLAPLPIFAQVADKMLPAETDRLSSEINKSVMSPYCPGITLSDCASPDAKRLRDEIRLWLGQGLGQEQVMQRLQSRYGHSVRGQPEISGFGFLAWFMPAGVIFIGSLLVLKSLNARKSR
- a CDS encoding GatB/YqeY domain-containing protein, producing MMIKEQITDHLKDAMRERNQLKINTLRGIIAEIKKIEIDTRKESDDTVTMQVLQKEIKKRKEAVEYAKQGNRQDLLDQYQAEIALVVAYLPEQYSEEKLLAIMQALIGAGANNIGAIMGGLNREHKGKFDAKQASEMAKSLLSK